The proteins below are encoded in one region of Juglans microcarpa x Juglans regia isolate MS1-56 chromosome 4D, Jm3101_v1.0, whole genome shotgun sequence:
- the LOC121260213 gene encoding uncharacterized protein LOC121260213 — MPPPSGWKCLSRPQHLPSGQQISRNFCRKGSYPVTRKKHERSGISGLVHHVGRSAVQERFSEPFLRCLSPDETQYVLVEIYEGICGSHLGGRALVARVSWAGYYWPQSLKDSETLPRNAQSVRSTGRFRTAWRRS, encoded by the coding sequence ATGCCCCCTCCATCAGGATGGAAGTGTCTGTCCCGACCCCAGCACCTTCCAAGTGGTCAACAGATATCCAGAAATTTTTGCAGGAAGGGCAGCTACCCAGTGACCCGGAAGAAGCACGAAAGGTCAGGAATAAGCGGCCTGGTTCACCACGTTGGAAGGAGTGCTGTACAAGAGAGGTTTTCTGAGCCATTCCTCAGATGCCTCTCACCGGATGAAACCCAATACGTGCTAGTAGAAATTTATGAAGGGATTTGTGGAAGCCACTTAGGAGGGAGGGCTCTGGTTGCAAGGGTGAGCTGGGCAGGATACTACTGGCCCCAATCCCTCAAGGATTCAGAAACTTTGCCAAGAAATGCGCAAAGTGTCAGGAGCACGGGCCGATTCCGCACTGCCTGGCGGAGGAGCTGA